A window of Pedobacter lusitanus contains these coding sequences:
- the thrS gene encoding threonine--tRNA ligase → MINITLPDGSVRPYEKGTSAHQIALSISEGLARNVLAAEVNGEVWDSSRPIEKDSAVKLLTWNDTAGKATFWHSSAHIMAEALEALYPGTKFGIGPAIETGFYYDVDFGDQEFSSDHFKAIETKFMELAKQKEVFVREDVSKADAIKYFTEKDDEYKLDLIQGLEDGKITFYKQGAFTDLCRGPHLPNTGFIKAVKLMNVAGAYWRGDETKKQLTRIYGVTFPKASELTEYLLMIEEAKRRDHRKLGKELELFAFSEKVGMGLPLWLPKGTALRERLVNFLTKAQAKSGYEQVITPHIGHKNLYVTSGHWDKYGADSFQGIKTPQEGEEFMLKPMNCPHHCEIYKVKPRSYKDLPLRLAEFGTVYRYEQSGELHGLTRVRGFTQDDAHLFCRPDQVKEEFMKVIDLVLYVFKSLGFENYTAQISLRDPENKTKYIGTDENWKLAEDAITEAAAEKGLNTVTEYGEAAFYGPKLDFMVKDALGRKWQLGTIQVDYNLPERFELEYTGSDNLKHRPVMIHRAPFGSLERFIAVLIEHCAGNFPLWLSPEQFIILPISEKYEDYAKKVSDELNNSDIRGLIDFRDEKIGRKIRDAEVKKIPYMLIIGEKEMAEGKVSVRKHGEGDLGEMSIQAFSELLIKEITV, encoded by the coding sequence ATGATTAACATTACACTCCCGGATGGCTCAGTACGTCCGTATGAAAAAGGAACAAGTGCCCACCAGATTGCATTATCAATATCTGAAGGTCTTGCCCGTAACGTTTTAGCAGCCGAAGTTAACGGCGAGGTCTGGGATTCTTCCCGGCCAATTGAAAAAGATTCAGCAGTTAAATTATTAACCTGGAATGATACAGCGGGTAAAGCGACCTTCTGGCACTCTTCTGCGCATATCATGGCCGAAGCGCTGGAAGCTTTATATCCTGGTACTAAATTCGGTATTGGTCCTGCTATTGAAACAGGTTTCTATTATGATGTTGACTTTGGCGATCAGGAATTCTCTTCAGATCACTTTAAAGCGATAGAAACGAAATTCATGGAACTGGCCAAACAAAAAGAAGTTTTTGTGCGGGAGGATGTCTCTAAAGCAGATGCAATTAAATATTTTACTGAAAAGGATGATGAATATAAGTTAGATCTTATCCAGGGACTTGAAGATGGTAAAATTACTTTTTACAAACAAGGTGCTTTTACTGATTTATGCCGTGGGCCACATCTTCCGAATACAGGATTTATCAAAGCTGTAAAGCTGATGAACGTTGCCGGTGCTTACTGGAGAGGTGATGAAACCAAAAAACAATTAACCCGTATTTATGGGGTTACTTTCCCTAAAGCCAGTGAACTGACAGAATATCTGTTGATGATTGAAGAGGCTAAAAGACGTGACCACAGAAAACTCGGAAAAGAGCTTGAGCTTTTTGCTTTCTCTGAAAAAGTAGGAATGGGACTGCCGTTGTGGTTGCCTAAAGGAACTGCTTTGCGTGAGCGTTTAGTTAACTTTTTAACTAAAGCACAGGCTAAATCAGGCTACGAACAGGTAATTACACCTCATATCGGTCATAAAAATCTGTATGTGACTTCGGGTCACTGGGATAAATATGGTGCAGATTCTTTTCAGGGTATAAAAACACCTCAGGAAGGGGAGGAGTTCATGTTAAAACCAATGAACTGCCCTCATCACTGTGAGATCTATAAAGTTAAACCAAGATCCTATAAAGATCTTCCATTACGTTTAGCTGAATTCGGTACAGTTTACCGTTATGAGCAAAGCGGGGAGTTACATGGTTTAACAAGGGTTAGGGGCTTTACTCAGGATGATGCGCATTTATTCTGTCGTCCGGATCAGGTGAAAGAGGAATTCATGAAAGTGATTGACCTGGTACTGTATGTCTTTAAATCCCTGGGATTTGAAAATTATACTGCCCAGATTTCCTTAAGAGATCCGGAAAACAAGACCAAATATATCGGTACTGATGAAAACTGGAAACTTGCTGAAGATGCGATTACAGAAGCAGCTGCAGAAAAAGGTTTAAATACAGTAACTGAGTATGGCGAGGCTGCGTTTTATGGTCCGAAACTGGATTTCATGGTGAAAGATGCACTGGGTAGAAAATGGCAGTTGGGAACTATACAGGTAGATTATAATTTACCTGAGAGATTTGAACTGGAATATACCGGCAGTGATAACCTGAAACACAGACCGGTTATGATACACCGTGCTCCATTCGGTTCTCTGGAACGTTTTATAGCAGTTTTGATTGAACATTGTGCCGGAAATTTCCCATTATGGCTTTCTCCTGAACAATTTATAATCCTTCCAATTTCAGAAAAGTATGAAGATTATGCTAAAAAAGTTTCAGATGAACTAAATAATTCCGATATTCGCGGTTTGATTGACTTTCGTGATGAGAAAATCGGAAGAAAAATCAGGGACGCTGAGGTGAAAAAAATCCCTTATATGCTGATTATCGGTGAAAAAGAGATGGCAGAAGGCAAGGTATCAGTAAGAAAGCACGGAGAAGGAGATTTAGGTGAAATGAGCATCCAGGCGTTCAGTGAATTATTAATTAAAGAAATAACAGTTTAA
- a CDS encoding LysR family transcriptional regulator codes for MVNLEWYRTFKAIYETGTLTGAAEALFVSQPGVSLHLSSLESYVGYKLFDRTSRKMVPTERGKVMYNFVLEPLLKLEEAEKHFHRSTEKEKPTLSLGMCFETFQLMLEPYLSGLSFNVIVKFGDYPQMLNDLDNGILDMVITPHMESTMKNIAYKAYSKERIVLVAGSKNNTADFELMRKDGNLKGMQEWLKHQIWYGTSGDMEHLMKFWHLNFNKRLDFKPNYIVPNMSSIVRCIRGMEGFAVLPDFLCRNEVLNGSVKVVWEGTRVMENTLHFAMRKKTIYAAEIKIIQDIFEKEMVPLDQESATLVS; via the coding sequence ATGGTTAATCTCGAGTGGTACAGAACTTTTAAGGCTATTTATGAAACAGGTACGCTTACAGGAGCAGCAGAAGCTCTTTTTGTCTCTCAGCCAGGTGTGAGTTTACATTTAAGTTCATTGGAATCTTATGTAGGATATAAACTTTTTGACAGAACATCCAGGAAAATGGTTCCTACTGAGCGTGGTAAGGTCATGTATAATTTTGTACTGGAACCTTTGCTTAAACTTGAAGAAGCAGAGAAACATTTTCACAGAAGTACGGAAAAAGAAAAGCCTACATTGAGTCTGGGTATGTGTTTTGAGACTTTTCAGCTGATGCTTGAGCCTTATTTATCAGGTCTGTCATTTAATGTCATTGTGAAATTCGGAGATTATCCGCAGATGCTGAATGATCTGGATAACGGGATTCTGGATATGGTTATTACCCCTCATATGGAGAGCACAATGAAAAATATTGCTTATAAAGCTTATTCAAAAGAGAGAATAGTGCTTGTGGCAGGATCAAAAAATAATACGGCAGATTTTGAGCTGATGCGTAAGGACGGAAACCTGAAAGGGATGCAGGAGTGGCTGAAACATCAGATCTGGTATGGTACTTCTGGTGATATGGAACATCTGATGAAATTCTGGCATCTTAATTTTAATAAAAGACTGGATTTTAAACCTAATTATATCGTTCCCAATATGAGCTCTATTGTAAGATGTATCAGGGGAATGGAGGGATTTGCAGTATTACCTGACTTTTTATGCCGGAATGAAGTGCTTAACGGAAGCGTGAAAGTAGTTTGGGAGGGGACCCGGGTTATGGAAAATACACTTCACTTCGCCATGCGGAAAAAAACGATATATGCTGCAGAAATAAAAATAATCCAGGATATTTTTGAGAAAGAAATGGTTCCGCTGGATCAGGAAAGTGCTACGCTGGTTTCCTGA
- a CDS encoding GNAT family N-acetyltransferase → MLKINFDPFPVLESERLVLREVVPADVEEVFAMRSDAEIMKYIPRPLVKNTEDALEYISTTDKSRKENTLINWGISFKNEPKLLGMICLIRMQPENYRSEVGYILHPDAQGKGIINEALGALIDYSFNVLKFHSLEAVIDPDNHASEKVLLRRNFVKEGHFKENCFYEGKFLDSVIYSLIKP, encoded by the coding sequence ATGCTAAAAATTAACTTTGATCCTTTTCCTGTACTGGAATCGGAACGTTTAGTCTTAAGAGAAGTTGTGCCGGCTGACGTGGAAGAAGTATTTGCGATGAGATCTGATGCAGAGATAATGAAATATATTCCAAGACCGCTGGTTAAAAATACGGAAGATGCACTGGAATATATTAGTACCACGGACAAATCCAGGAAAGAAAACACATTGATCAACTGGGGGATTTCATTTAAAAATGAACCTAAACTGCTTGGGATGATCTGTCTGATCAGAATGCAGCCCGAGAATTACAGATCAGAAGTCGGTTATATCCTGCATCCTGATGCTCAGGGAAAGGGAATAATCAATGAAGCACTAGGAGCATTGATTGATTATTCGTTTAACGTATTGAAATTTCATTCGCTTGAAGCTGTAATTGATCCGGATAATCATGCTTCTGAAAAAGTATTGCTCAGACGAAACTTTGTTAAGGAAGGACATTTTAAAGAAAACTGCTTTTACGAAGGCAAGTTCCTGGATTCAGTTATTTATTCCCTGATTAAACCCTAA
- the rpiA gene encoding ribose-5-phosphate isomerase RpiA produces MDKQSIDNRDLEKQIAAREAVKFIRQNDIVGLGTGSTAFFAIQEIALLVKNGLKIKGVPTSENTAALAVSLGIELLPLEEVKGIDITIDGADEFDEQLNLVKGGGGALFREKIVASLTKNEIIIADSGKLVKQLGKFKVPVEVVPLALNYVLQQLAELNGKGEVRMKDNARFITDNHNIIVDADFGLITDATGLAESLNRIEGVLAHGLFVQLASKVIMGKGTQTIIYAKN; encoded by the coding sequence TTGGACAAGCAATCAATTGATAACAGAGATCTTGAAAAACAGATCGCAGCCAGAGAAGCCGTTAAATTTATCCGGCAGAATGATATTGTTGGATTGGGTACCGGATCTACCGCCTTTTTTGCCATTCAGGAAATAGCCCTGTTAGTTAAAAACGGGTTGAAGATCAAAGGCGTGCCTACTTCAGAAAATACGGCAGCACTGGCTGTTTCTCTGGGCATTGAATTATTACCGTTGGAAGAAGTCAAAGGCATTGATATCACTATTGACGGGGCTGATGAATTTGATGAACAGTTGAACCTGGTTAAAGGTGGTGGTGGTGCATTATTCAGAGAAAAGATTGTAGCCTCGCTAACTAAAAATGAAATTATCATTGCAGACTCCGGAAAGCTGGTTAAACAGCTGGGTAAATTTAAAGTTCCGGTTGAAGTAGTACCTCTTGCGTTAAATTATGTATTGCAGCAACTGGCTGAGTTAAATGGTAAAGGGGAGGTCAGGATGAAAGATAATGCCCGTTTTATTACCGATAATCATAATATTATTGTCGATGCTGATTTTGGACTCATCACTGATGCAACCGGATTAGCCGAAAGTCTGAACAGGATAGAAGGTGTTCTTGCGCATGGTCTGTTTGTACAGCTCGCTTCTAAAGTAATTATGGGGAAAGGAACCCAAACTATTATATATGCTAAAAATTAA
- the mdlC gene encoding benzoylformate decarboxylase, with the protein MITVKEAVFNLLRKHGLTTVFGNPGSTEMAFLSDWPSDFEYISGLHEGSVLAMADGYARATRKPAVVVLHTAAGTGNAMGSLVNAYAAKCPLIIIAGQQSRSLIKAEPILSNTNSSQLTQPYIKFSYEPARAQDVPDAIARAIHTASLLPQGPAFISVPQDDWDKEVDDSRNAELIGNRKVSGRFAPNPESLELVIKQLSEAKNPLLIVGDSVDAMDATAEAITFAEAYRIPVMMGPMPSRWAFPSDHKYFRGVLPSGVRTLAEKLTGYDFVLSIGTSVFRYMEDIPGQFIPDGTNFTAVVDDPAEAARASFGHAIVADPGITLQQLIAKIPVISRAEPQHTQPVAPLKEELSAPFSPAAVFEVIRKSVPTGTAFVNESTSNVFPFWQHAPLVVPGGYYFPGAGGLGFGLSGAVGVQMAHPERPVVAVIGDGAAHYGITGLWTAAQYNVPVTWIIMRNGTYGALNNLEGLMHLKNIPGLDLPHLESTEIAKGYGVRAIKVNTLKELADELRNIGEDRFNRKPLLIEIPVTTTSPY; encoded by the coding sequence ATGATTACAGTAAAAGAGGCAGTTTTTAATTTGTTACGCAAACATGGTTTAACCACAGTTTTTGGAAATCCGGGTTCTACAGAAATGGCATTTCTTTCAGACTGGCCTTCAGATTTTGAATATATTTCCGGATTGCATGAGGGGAGTGTACTGGCTATGGCAGATGGTTATGCCCGTGCAACACGCAAACCTGCAGTTGTGGTATTGCATACAGCTGCAGGAACAGGTAATGCTATGGGTTCACTGGTTAATGCTTATGCAGCAAAATGTCCGCTGATTATTATAGCTGGCCAGCAGTCCAGATCACTTATTAAAGCCGAACCTATTCTGAGTAATACAAACAGCAGTCAGCTTACTCAACCCTATATTAAGTTCAGTTATGAACCGGCCAGAGCACAGGATGTACCGGACGCTATAGCCCGTGCCATTCATACTGCATCTCTATTGCCGCAGGGACCTGCTTTTATTTCTGTTCCTCAGGATGACTGGGATAAAGAGGTAGATGATTCCCGAAATGCAGAGCTGATCGGAAACCGTAAAGTATCAGGTCGTTTTGCACCTAATCCTGAATCGCTGGAACTGGTTATTAAGCAATTGTCTGAAGCTAAAAATCCTTTGCTGATAGTCGGAGACAGTGTAGATGCAATGGATGCTACTGCGGAGGCTATCACTTTTGCTGAAGCTTATCGTATACCGGTTATGATGGGGCCTATGCCTTCCAGGTGGGCCTTCCCGTCAGATCATAAGTATTTTAGAGGCGTACTCCCGTCTGGTGTGCGTACACTTGCTGAAAAACTGACAGGCTATGACTTTGTTCTTTCTATAGGTACTTCCGTCTTCAGGTATATGGAAGATATTCCTGGTCAGTTTATTCCGGACGGTACTAATTTTACAGCAGTTGTAGATGATCCTGCCGAAGCAGCGAGAGCTAGTTTTGGTCATGCGATCGTTGCTGACCCGGGGATCACTTTGCAGCAGCTGATAGCAAAAATACCTGTTATATCCAGAGCGGAACCCCAGCATACTCAGCCTGTCGCTCCATTGAAAGAAGAGCTTAGTGCTCCTTTTAGTCCAGCTGCTGTTTTTGAAGTTATCCGCAAATCTGTGCCAACGGGAACTGCATTCGTTAATGAATCAACATCCAATGTATTTCCTTTCTGGCAGCACGCTCCTTTAGTAGTGCCGGGTGGTTATTATTTTCCGGGTGCCGGTGGATTAGGTTTTGGACTTTCAGGGGCCGTTGGTGTGCAGATGGCTCATCCGGAAAGACCAGTGGTTGCTGTTATCGGAGATGGTGCAGCACATTATGGTATTACCGGTTTATGGACTGCTGCTCAATATAATGTTCCGGTAACCTGGATAATTATGCGTAACGGAACCTATGGTGCATTGAATAATCTGGAGGGATTAATGCACCTGAAAAATATACCGGGACTTGATCTGCCGCATTTAGAAAGTACAGAGATAGCTAAGGGTTATGGAGTACGTGCTATAAAAGTCAATACTTTAAAAGAGCTTGCAGATGAGCTGCGGAACATCGGTGAAGACCGTTTCAATCGTAAGCCATTATTAATCGAAATACCGGTTACCACTACAAGTCCGTATTAA
- a CDS encoding hemin-degrading factor, whose product MEKVIDLKSQWEVFKTENPKIRIRDAAKQLDTTEAELLATAVGDTVIRLESDFQEILKTVESLGKVMALTRNDYCVHERKGVYKNVTFSGPMGLAVNPDIDLRLFMMQWASAFAVDENGRKSLQFFGKDGAAIHKIYLTETSEVEAYEALVSKFTAASQNEALVINKDKKVVTEKPDAEIDAAGFKETWLTLQDTHDFHGMLRKFGVTRTQGLRLAPQGHAVTITKESLKAVIEKAAETDLEIMVFTGSAGCIQIHTGLVKKLLQTGPWFNVLDPDFNMHLREDAIDSVWLVKKPTADGIVTSIEVFDQSGEIIVQFFGKRKPGIPENEHWRLMVNEIAVIAE is encoded by the coding sequence ATGGAAAAAGTTATAGACTTAAAGAGTCAATGGGAAGTTTTTAAAACAGAAAACCCTAAAATAAGAATCAGAGATGCAGCTAAACAATTAGATACTACAGAGGCCGAATTACTGGCTACCGCTGTTGGTGATACCGTTATCCGGCTGGAAAGCGATTTTCAGGAAATCCTGAAAACGGTGGAGTCCTTAGGTAAAGTAATGGCACTGACCCGTAATGATTATTGTGTGCATGAACGTAAGGGTGTTTATAAAAATGTAACCTTTTCTGGTCCTATGGGACTGGCAGTAAACCCTGATATAGATCTAAGATTGTTTATGATGCAGTGGGCGTCTGCCTTTGCAGTAGATGAAAATGGCAGGAAAAGTTTGCAGTTTTTTGGTAAAGACGGTGCGGCTATTCATAAAATTTACCTCACAGAAACCAGTGAGGTGGAGGCCTATGAGGCACTGGTCAGTAAATTTACCGCTGCCAGTCAAAATGAAGCGCTGGTTATTAATAAAGATAAAAAAGTAGTCACAGAGAAACCAGATGCAGAGATTGATGCTGCGGGTTTTAAAGAAACCTGGCTTACTTTACAGGATACACATGACTTTCATGGCATGTTAAGGAAGTTCGGCGTAACCAGGACACAAGGTTTAAGACTTGCTCCACAGGGGCATGCAGTGACTATCACCAAAGAATCGCTGAAAGCAGTCATAGAAAAAGCGGCTGAAACCGATCTGGAAATCATGGTCTTTACCGGAAGTGCCGGCTGTATACAGATTCATACCGGCCTGGTAAAGAAATTACTGCAAACCGGCCCGTGGTTTAATGTACTGGACCCTGATTTTAATATGCATTTACGTGAAGATGCTATTGATTCAGTATGGCTGGTTAAAAAGCCTACTGCTGATGGTATTGTAACCAGTATTGAAGTATTTGATCAGTCCGGTGAGATCATTGTTCAGTTTTTTGGTAAACGTAAACCAGGTATACCTGAAAATGAGCATTGGAGATTAATGGTTAATGAAATAGCTGTAATCGCTGAATAA
- a CDS encoding heme ABC transporter ATP-binding protein, translating to MIQVKNITYKIGKKELVKDLSFEVKSGELLAVLGANGAGKSTLMKLLCREISPVYGNILLRGQDLKQYKLPELARQRAVLAQQNTISISFIVSELVMMGRYPHFEHQPGPHDAEVVKKVMEQTGITHLSGRDYNTLSGGEQQRVQLSRILAQIYDCPDACLFLDEPTNGLDLLYQQQVMELARRLADSGYCVICILHDINFASRFADQILMLKDGQKVALGTPLEVINCENIHETFSINVKLMACEGYNCPLVIPATIQT from the coding sequence ATGATTCAGGTAAAAAATATTACTTATAAAATTGGGAAAAAGGAACTGGTCAAAGACTTGAGTTTTGAAGTGAAATCTGGCGAATTATTAGCTGTGCTGGGGGCTAACGGGGCGGGGAAGAGTACACTGATGAAATTGTTGTGCAGGGAAATTTCTCCTGTTTATGGTAATATTCTCTTGCGCGGGCAGGATCTGAAACAGTATAAACTACCTGAACTGGCCAGGCAACGAGCAGTGCTTGCACAGCAAAATACCATTTCCATTTCTTTTATCGTCAGTGAGCTGGTGATGATGGGCAGATATCCTCATTTTGAACATCAGCCGGGTCCACATGACGCAGAAGTCGTAAAAAAAGTCATGGAACAAACCGGGATTACACATCTTTCGGGCAGAGATTATAATACCCTTTCAGGTGGAGAGCAGCAGCGTGTACAGTTATCCCGCATACTGGCTCAGATTTATGATTGTCCGGATGCCTGTTTGTTTCTGGATGAGCCGACCAATGGTCTGGATCTGCTTTATCAGCAGCAGGTTATGGAGCTGGCGCGCAGGCTTGCAGACAGTGGCTACTGTGTAATCTGTATCTTGCATGACATCAATTTTGCCTCTCGTTTTGCAGATCAGATCCTCATGCTGAAAGATGGTCAGAAAGTTGCCCTGGGGACACCTCTGGAAGTAATTAATTGTGAAAATATACATGAAACCTTTAGTATTAACGTTAAGTTAATGGCCTGTGAGGGATATAATTGTCCGCTGGTTATTCCGGCGACTATACAAACATAA
- a CDS encoding FecCD family ABC transporter permease yields MNKRTKIILLLLLLVLLAVIILSSCIGAVSITVAELWSVIACKTGILDVANFKPQQAAVLMNIRLPRVVLSVLIGAGLGISGAAIQGLFRNPLAEPGLIGVSAGATLFAVIVIVLETSVLSRLNGVAGFYAISFAAFAGACLITFIVYRMSTRNGKTEITTLLLSGIAINSLAAGFVGLLTYMATNEQLPAITFWSLGSLGGASWQTVNGILPFIIIPVAILPFLAKSLNTLALGDAQALHMGVDVVMMKRIIIILATMAVGASVAVAGIIGFIGLVIPHILRMLFTADNRLVIPGAAILGAALLAAADLAARTIVAPAELPIGILTALIGTPVFMYIIVTERNKNKL; encoded by the coding sequence TTGAATAAAAGAACAAAAATAATATTGTTATTGCTCCTGTTGGTATTGCTGGCTGTTATTATACTGTCTTCATGCATAGGAGCGGTATCTATTACCGTGGCAGAGCTTTGGTCTGTCATTGCCTGCAAAACCGGAATACTGGATGTAGCGAACTTTAAACCACAACAGGCAGCAGTACTGATGAATATCAGATTGCCGAGAGTAGTTTTAAGTGTTTTAATCGGTGCCGGACTGGGTATTTCAGGGGCAGCCATACAAGGTTTGTTCAGGAATCCGCTGGCAGAACCCGGTTTGATTGGAGTGTCGGCCGGTGCTACATTATTTGCTGTAATTGTGATTGTGCTGGAAACCAGTGTATTATCCAGGCTGAATGGAGTTGCAGGTTTTTATGCAATTTCATTTGCTGCTTTTGCCGGAGCATGTCTGATCACCTTTATCGTTTACCGTATGTCTACAAGAAATGGTAAAACTGAAATTACCACATTGCTGCTATCGGGTATTGCAATTAATTCTTTAGCAGCAGGTTTTGTGGGTCTGTTAACCTATATGGCTACTAATGAACAGCTGCCGGCAATTACTTTCTGGAGTCTGGGTAGTCTGGGGGGTGCCAGCTGGCAAACTGTAAATGGTATTCTGCCATTTATCATTATACCTGTTGCGATACTTCCATTCCTGGCTAAGTCTTTAAATACATTAGCTCTGGGCGATGCACAGGCGCTTCATATGGGGGTAGATGTGGTCATGATGAAAAGGATCATTATTATCCTGGCAACTATGGCAGTGGGTGCATCTGTTGCAGTTGCCGGAATAATCGGGTTTATCGGGCTGGTCATTCCTCATATTTTGAGAATGCTGTTTACGGCAGATAACAGATTGGTTATTCCGGGTGCAGCTATCCTGGGAGCCGCTTTACTGGCAGCTGCTGATTTAGCTGCCCGAACGATTGTTGCACCTGCAGAATTGCCTATTGGTATTCTGACTGCATTAATCGGGACGCCTGTATTTATGTACATTATCGTTACAGAACGAAATAAAAATAAATTGTAG
- a CDS encoding heme/hemin ABC transporter substrate-binding protein, with translation MKFTLLAASLAVLSLGACHTNQETTSAGFADSTKIVSLSGAISEVLAGAGLEKNIAGTDITSNYPEALKVKPKVGHNRNINAEGILALRPDLIIGLKKDFNPALTAQFKTAGVKLLLVDQEYSVKGTKQLIRTLTDSLHVSAKGDSLISIVDTELAKVKPATHKPKVLFIYARGAGTIMVGGTGTQVETAISLAGGQNAVTEFADYKPLTAEALVKANPDIILLFDSGLQSLGGPEGVAKIQGIKETNAGKNKKIISMDGELLGSFGPRLGIAIQELAAKIN, from the coding sequence ATGAAATTTACCCTATTAGCAGCATCACTGGCCGTACTTAGTCTGGGGGCCTGTCATACAAATCAAGAGACAACGTCTGCAGGTTTTGCAGATAGTACTAAAATCGTATCCCTGAGCGGCGCCATCAGTGAAGTACTGGCAGGTGCCGGTTTAGAAAAAAATATTGCAGGTACAGATATTACCAGTAATTATCCTGAAGCATTAAAAGTAAAACCAAAAGTGGGGCATAACAGGAATATCAATGCCGAAGGTATCCTTGCTTTACGTCCTGATCTTATTATTGGTCTTAAAAAAGACTTTAATCCTGCACTTACTGCACAATTTAAAACCGCTGGTGTGAAACTTTTATTAGTCGATCAGGAATATTCTGTCAAAGGAACCAAACAACTGATCCGTACCTTGACAGATAGTCTGCATGTATCAGCCAAAGGCGATTCTCTGATCAGCATAGTAGATACAGAACTGGCAAAGGTTAAGCCTGCAACCCATAAACCTAAGGTGTTATTTATTTATGCCAGAGGTGCCGGAACAATCATGGTTGGTGGTACAGGTACACAGGTAGAAACAGCCATTTCGCTGGCCGGAGGTCAGAATGCGGTAACAGAATTTGCTGATTATAAACCACTGACTGCCGAAGCTTTAGTCAAAGCCAATCCGGATATTATTCTGCTTTTTGATTCAGGTTTACAAAGTCTGGGTGGTCCTGAGGGAGTAGCTAAAATTCAGGGAATCAAAGAAACAAATGCAGGTAAAAATAAAAAGATTATCAGCATGGATGGGGAGTTATTAGGCAGTTTTGGTCCGCGTCTGGGAATTGCAATTCAGGAATTAGCCGCTAAAATAAATTGA
- a CDS encoding HmuY family protein — MNKFTQLITLLCLATAFAACKKDSDPIIETPASTGSTLTLNGLIGSEPGPSAGNSVFVDFSADKQTAVARNSWDLGFYSGADFKVILNHTVGATAIELAETDLTKITAADTVALATAGTLSLGQGEGGFKYIDPVDGDASAYLAGTVIKTISATDAENKVYIVNRGGTTGWQKIRVIRAGAGYTLQYAKITDNTFKTLNINKDAAFNFRYVSFKTGAVDVEPAKANWDIEWTLATYKANATIPYTFSDFVLINFVGGVTAAEVIVADSKVSFADFAEANLSGKVFLGKREVIAGNWRITSGTPVGVKTDRFYLVKDGAGNIYKLKFVSFHANDAGVRGKPVIEYKLVKKA, encoded by the coding sequence ATGAACAAATTTACTCAACTGATTACTTTACTATGTTTGGCAACAGCATTTGCAGCTTGCAAAAAAGATAGTGACCCTATTATTGAAACACCTGCTTCTACAGGCAGTACGCTGACATTAAACGGACTGATCGGTTCCGAACCGGGCCCGTCAGCAGGAAACAGCGTTTTTGTAGATTTCAGTGCTGATAAACAGACTGCTGTTGCGCGTAATTCCTGGGATCTTGGATTTTATTCAGGTGCAGATTTTAAAGTGATTCTGAATCATACCGTAGGTGCGACAGCAATTGAGCTGGCAGAGACCGATTTAACTAAGATTACAGCGGCTGATACGGTTGCTCTGGCAACTGCCGGAACTTTAAGTCTTGGTCAGGGTGAAGGAGGTTTTAAATATATAGACCCGGTAGATGGTGATGCTTCAGCTTATTTAGCTGGTACTGTAATCAAAACTATTTCTGCTACAGATGCAGAGAATAAAGTTTATATCGTTAACCGTGGCGGAACAACAGGATGGCAAAAAATCCGTGTAATCCGTGCCGGTGCCGGTTATACTTTGCAATATGCTAAAATCACGGATAATACCTTCAAAACACTGAACATCAATAAAGATGCTGCTTTCAATTTTAGATATGTATCCTTTAAAACAGGAGCGGTTGATGTTGAACCAGCTAAAGCAAACTGGGATATTGAATGGACACTGGCAACTTATAAAGCCAATGCCACTATACCCTATACATTCTCTGATTTTGTACTGATCAATTTTGTTGGCGGTGTAACTGCAGCCGAGGTGATTGTTGCAGATAGTAAAGTGAGTTTTGCAGACTTTGCTGAAGCTAATTTATCGGGAAAAGTATTTTTAGGTAAAAGAGAAGTAATTGCAGGTAACTGGAGAATTACTTCAGGTACGCCGGTAGGTGTAAAAACAGATCGTTTCTACCTCGTTAAAGATGGCGCAGGTAATATCTATAAATTGAAATTTGTGAGTTTCCATGCAAATGATGCAGGAGTTCGCGGTAAACCGGTTATCGAATATAAACTGGTTAAAAAGGCATAA